A portion of the Streptomyces sp. NBC_01335 genome contains these proteins:
- a CDS encoding GroES family chaperonin, producing MSDNTQDDKLPIRMLHDRVLVRSDSPEGERRSGGGILIPATAAVGRRLAWARVVAVGQNVRSVEPGDRVLYDPEDRAEVEVRSVAYVLMRERDLHAVAADRFEGSVDSTGLYL from the coding sequence GTGAGCGACAACACCCAGGACGACAAGCTGCCCATCCGCATGCTGCACGACCGTGTGCTGGTCCGGTCCGACTCGCCGGAGGGCGAGCGCCGGTCCGGAGGCGGCATTCTGATTCCCGCGACGGCCGCGGTGGGCCGCCGTCTGGCGTGGGCCAGGGTGGTGGCCGTGGGCCAGAACGTGCGGTCGGTCGAGCCGGGGGACCGGGTGCTGTACGACCCCGAGGACCGTGCCGAGGTCGAGGTGCGGAGTGTGGCGTACGTACTGATGCGGGAGCGGGATCTGCATGCGGTGGCTGCGGACCGTTTCGAGGGCTCGGTCGATTCGACGGGGCTGTATCTGTAA
- a CDS encoding DMT family transporter, giving the protein MAWVLLIVAGLLEVGWSVGMKYAEGFTRLWPSVFTVLGIVASMLLLAQAAKSLPIGTAYGVWVGIGAAGAAVLGMVVLHEPVTAARIFFVCLLLVSVVGLKATSGH; this is encoded by the coding sequence GTGGCCTGGGTTCTCTTGATCGTTGCCGGCCTGCTCGAAGTGGGCTGGTCGGTCGGTATGAAGTACGCGGAGGGGTTCACCCGGCTGTGGCCGAGCGTGTTCACCGTCCTCGGGATCGTGGCCAGCATGCTGCTGCTGGCGCAGGCGGCGAAGTCGCTGCCGATCGGCACGGCCTACGGCGTGTGGGTGGGGATCGGGGCCGCCGGTGCGGCGGTGCTCGGGATGGTGGTGCTGCACGAGCCGGTGACCGCCGCGCGGATCTTCTTCGTCTGCCTGCTGCTGGTGTCCGTGGTGGGGCTGAAGGCGACTTCGGGGCACTGA